One genomic region from Mytilus trossulus isolate FHL-02 chromosome 9, PNRI_Mtr1.1.1.hap1, whole genome shotgun sequence encodes:
- the LOC134685407 gene encoding histone H2A — MSGRGKGGKAKAKAKSRSSRAGLQFPVGRIHRLLRKGNYAERVGAGAPVYLAAVLEYLAAEVLELAGNAARDNKKSRIIPRHLQLAIRNDEELNKLLSGVTIAQGGVLPNIQAVLLPKKTQKAAK, encoded by the coding sequence atgtcaggACGAGGAAAAGGAGGAAAAGCAAAAGCAAAGGCAAAGTCTAGGTCATCCCGTGCCGGACTTCAGTTCCCAGTAGGTCGTATCCACAGACTTTTGAGGAAAGGAAACTACGCCGAGAGAGTTGGTGCCGGAGCACCAGTCTACCTTGCCGCTGTCTTGGAATACTTAGCAGCTGAGGTTTTGGAGTTGGCAGGAAATGCTGCCCGTGACAACAAGAAGAGCAGAATCATCCCCCGTCATCTCCAGTTGGCCATCAGAAACGACGAAGAATTGAACAAACTTCTCTCTGGTGTAACCATTGCACAAGGTGGTGTTTTACCAAACATCCAGGCTGTACTTCTGCCAAAGAAGACACAGAAAGCTGCCAAGTAA